The Dama dama isolate Ldn47 chromosome 11, ASM3311817v1, whole genome shotgun sequence genome segment CAGCTTGATCTCCGGGAACCTGCACCGCATCGGGGACATCACGTCGTGCTCGGTGCTCTGGCTCAACAACGCCTTCCAGGTGCGCACGGGCGGGCACTGTGGCCAGCGGCAGCCGCCCGCAGCCCGTGCCCACCTCCGTGCTCCTGCCTGCAGGACGTGGAGTCGGAGAACGTGAACGTGGTGAAGCGGCTCTTCAAGATCCAGAACCTCAACGCCAGCACCATCCGCACCGTCATGGTGGCCGACTGCAGCCGCTTCGACAGCCCCGACCTCCTGCTGGATGCCGGCACCCCCGGCACAGACTCCAGCCGCGTCTTCGACCTGGGCAGCGACGGCGAGGACGAGGAGAGCGACCCGGGCCCGGCCCGCACCAAGGGCCTGCGGCGCCTCCTGGATGGGCTCCTGGAGGGCCGGGCACAGCCCCTGCTGCCGGAGAGCACGCTGGAGACTAAGGTGGCTGAGCTGCTGGCCCAGGGACACACCAAGCCCCCCGAGCAGGGCAGGGCCGCCGCCGGGAACAAGCTCCTCATTTTCACCACCGGCTGCCTCACCTACTCGCCGCACCAGATCGGTGAGGGGCCTGGGGTGGGTCAGTCTGTGGGCAAAGCCCCTTCCTCTGTTTGTCCGGGGGGCCGAGCGCTGGTCCAAGCACCTCCCCCCACTCGCCCCTGGGCAGGCACACGTTCAGATCTGGGGGTGCGGGGCAGGCAACCCCCCAGCTGTCTGGGAACTGCCAGGCGCCAAGGTGCCGCCTCCCACACCTCCTTGCAGGCATCAAGCAGATCCTGCCGCACCAGATGACCACAGCCGGGCCCGTTCTGGGCGAGGGCCGGGGCTCCGACGCCTTCTTTGATGCGCTGGACCACGTCATCGACGTGCACGGACACATCATTGGCATGGGCCTGTCCCCCGACAACAGGTGGGCTTCTGTGGGTGGCCCGGGGTCGGGGGGCGCTCCGCGGGCGCGCACTGAGCCGCATGCCGGTGCAGGTACCTGTATGTGAACAGCCGCGCCTGGCCCAGCGGCTCGGTGGTGGCAGACCCCATGCAGCCGCCGCCCATCGCCGAGGAGATCGACCTGCTGGTTTTTGATCTCAAGACCATGAGGGAGGTGAAGCGGGCTTTGCGTGCGCACCGCGCCTACACACCCAACGATGAGTGCTTCTTCATCTTCCTGGATGTCAGCAGGGACTTCGTGGCCAGGTGGTgcagcggggcggggaggggcttgggtggggcggggcggggcggggctcggCGGGCTCACCGCAGACTGTCCCCTCGGCAGCGGGGCCGAGGACCGCCACGGCTACATCTGGGACCGCCACTACAACATCTGCCTGGCCAAGCTGCGGCACCAGGATGTGGTCAACTCGGTGGTCTTCAGCCCTCAGGAGCAAGAGCTCCTGCTGACGGCCAGCGATGACGCCACCATCAAAGCCTGGCGCTCACCCCGCACCGTGCGTGTCCTCCAggccccgcgcccgcgcccgcgcccacGCCCCTTCTTCTCCTGGTTCGCCAGCCAGAAGCGCTGAGGCACTGTGGCCCCCCGAGGACGCCCGGGGCCCTTTCCCAGGTCTGAATGCGGCCCAGACCGCACAGGGGCAGAGCAGCTCGCCACAGGAATGCCTTAGGAAGGGGGCCGGCAGGCCGCAAGGAGCGCGGCCTGGCCCCGCCCCACGCTCGCGCACACACACCGCCTCCCACGGCTGTGCGGCTCAGCGCCGGGCAGCCAGGGTCCGCTCTGACTGGCCCGGGGTGCACaggacactgggtcccccgccccccacgcctcacccacccctttcccctgggcccgTCAGCATCACATGTCCCCTGGcagccctgggggccaggcactgtTCACTGGGCCCAGCCTCGCCCAGGGAGCGGGGGTGCCGTACTCTGGGAACTGCCAAGCGTCAGGGTTGCAATGCAGGTCAGGCTGCCATGAGCCCAGGGGGCCTGCATGTCACGGGTCACCTGTTCAGGGTCTGAATAAACAGTTGGCAAGAGAACAGCGCTGGCCAGTCTCTGCAGGGAGGGCTGTGGCGTCTGTTCAGGCCCTTGGTGTGCTTGCTGGACGGGGCGGGGTGCCCCAGGCCGCACGCTGGAGCTGCCCTGAGCCGGCCAATGGGGACCCGCCCCCACCGCCTCTAAACAAGGCCCCCTTGGCTCCGACTCCTGAGCAGGCATACTGCGTGTCCACTCCCCGCCAGCAGGGGGCACAGGAGGACTCTGACAGCACGCAGGCGGGCCAGCTGGTTGCGGAACCAGAGCTCTGCCTGCCTGGGTGCCGGTGGAGCTTCCGGCTCAGGGCTTGGAGTCCTCCAGGTGGGCCATGGCTGGGGCAGCGGGCAGAGCCCTGTGGTGCCTGGCAGTGACAGTGGACACAGCAGAGGGGCAGGGGTGGCCCTGGCCCATCCCAGGGCTCACTGGGGCCGCGTGTTCGTCTGGGgacg includes the following:
- the FBXW5 gene encoding F-box/WD repeat-containing protein 5 codes for the protein MDEGGAPLLPDSLVYQIFLSLGPADVLAAGLVCRQWQAVSRDEFLWREQFYRYYQVARDVPRHPAATSWFEEFRRLYDAVPCVEVQTLREHSDQVLHLSFSHSGGQFASCSKDCTVKIWSNDLSISLIHSADMRPYNWSYTQFSQFNQDDSLLLASGVFLGPHNSSSGEIAVISLDTFALLSRVRNKPYDVFGCWLTDTSLISGNLHRIGDITSCSVLWLNNAFQDVESENVNVVKRLFKIQNLNASTIRTVMVADCSRFDSPDLLLDAGTPGTDSSRVFDLGSDGEDEESDPGPARTKGLRRLLDGLLEGRAQPLLPESTLETKVAELLAQGHTKPPEQGRAAAGNKLLIFTTGCLTYSPHQIGIKQILPHQMTTAGPVLGEGRGSDAFFDALDHVIDVHGHIIGMGLSPDNRYLYVNSRAWPSGSVVADPMQPPPIAEEIDLLVFDLKTMREVKRALRAHRAYTPNDECFFIFLDVSRDFVASGAEDRHGYIWDRHYNICLAKLRHQDVVNSVVFSPQEQELLLTASDDATIKAWRSPRTVRVLQAPRPRPRPRPFFSWFASQKR